A region of Streptomyces sp. WMMC500 DNA encodes the following proteins:
- a CDS encoding GntR family transcriptional regulator, with protein sequence MERQRAGSVSVDESGRAVTARARAYEWVREAVLLGRYPEGSFLEEKVLSEAAGVSRTPVREALHRLAAEGYLDLLPRRGAQVRRVTVAEMIETYEMRQVLEIHGFRTLCDKRLEIPARQAELLELMGDAELLARCRTGDREAIAEHGKLDFQFHFGFVQATGNTVLTDLFRSLRPRHQRIGVSAITIRPERLPLIMREHKALLDSLGGHEFETAARTIRAHLNPDQTVVAHLD encoded by the coding sequence ATGGAACGACAGAGGGCGGGGAGCGTGTCAGTCGACGAGAGCGGCCGTGCGGTGACGGCGCGGGCGCGGGCGTACGAGTGGGTCCGGGAGGCCGTCCTGCTGGGGCGGTACCCGGAGGGCTCGTTCCTGGAGGAGAAGGTCCTTTCCGAGGCTGCGGGGGTGTCGCGGACGCCGGTGCGCGAGGCGCTGCACCGGCTGGCCGCCGAGGGGTATCTCGACCTGCTGCCGCGGCGCGGCGCGCAGGTCCGCCGCGTCACCGTGGCCGAGATGATCGAGACGTACGAGATGCGCCAGGTGCTGGAGATCCACGGCTTCCGCACGCTGTGCGACAAGCGGCTGGAGATCCCCGCCCGGCAGGCCGAGCTCCTCGAACTGATGGGGGACGCGGAGCTGCTGGCGCGCTGCCGCACCGGCGACCGGGAGGCCATCGCCGAACACGGGAAGCTGGACTTCCAGTTCCACTTCGGCTTCGTCCAGGCCACCGGCAACACCGTGCTGACCGACCTGTTCCGCAGCCTCCGGCCGCGCCACCAGCGCATCGGCGTCTCGGCGATAACGATCCGCCCCGAGCGGCTGCCGCTCATCATGCGCGAGCACAAGGCGCTCCTCGACTCCCTCGGCGGGCACGAGTTCGAGACCGCGGCCCGGACGATCCGCGCCCACCTGAACCCCGACCAGACGGTGGTCGCGCACCTGGACTGA
- a CDS encoding GNAT family N-acetyltransferase codes for MSDLRFTQPVDDDALRDWRDVHNVTIPTHQLSLDDVRDRAGRHHLEVAYLDGVLVGCSTVRPPEKGSRVSTVIARVLADHRRKGIGEELYVRGLYKAWELGAEQIETVVLSSNESGLLFAQKHGFVETERYVLPGETVPWVDMKLAR; via the coding sequence GTGTCCGATCTACGCTTCACGCAGCCGGTCGACGACGACGCGCTCCGGGACTGGCGCGACGTCCACAACGTGACCATCCCCACGCATCAGTTGTCCCTCGACGACGTACGGGACCGTGCCGGGCGTCACCACCTGGAGGTCGCCTACCTCGACGGCGTCCTCGTCGGCTGCAGCACCGTGCGCCCGCCCGAGAAGGGCTCGCGCGTCTCCACCGTCATCGCCCGCGTCCTCGCCGACCACCGCCGCAAGGGCATCGGCGAGGAGTTGTACGTGCGCGGGCTGTACAAGGCGTGGGAGCTGGGCGCGGAGCAGATCGAAACCGTCGTTCTGTCGTCGAACGAGAGCGGGCTGCTCTTCGCGCAGAAGCACGGCTTCGTCGAGACCGAGCGCTACGTGCTGCCCGGCGAGACCGTCCCCTGGGTCGACATGAAGCTGGCCCGCTGA
- a CDS encoding ABC transporter ATP-binding protein, with translation MSGAVQEEEGTAAAPEPVLCVERLSVDFRVAGEWTPAVRDVSFTVGRGEVVALVGESGSGKSVSSMSVLGLVAGSARHRGSIRFHDTELLGLGHEALRGVRGKRIAMIFQEPMTALNPVYTIGKQIAEAIRCHEKVTAPAARARAIELLTKVGIPEPERRVDSYPHQLSGGQRQRAMIAMAISGNPEVIIADEPTTALDVTVQAEILELLRGLRRDLGSAVLIITHDMGVVADIADRVVVMKEGEVVEEAPAGRLFAAPEHEYTRRLLAAVPKPPPPPATPSLAGVPPLPGDAEPAAVTAPAEAKDTTLRIRDLEVEYPGRLGRKGFKAVHGVSLTIGKGEVLGLVGESGSGKSTIGRAVVGLSRATGGSVEVCGTDVTRLSGRRLRAFRPTYSMVFQDPGASLNPRWSIGDSIAAPLLVNRVTGRAAGRAAAHARVAELLEQVELPAHWASRFPHELSGGQRQRVGIARALALEPELLIADEPTSALDVSVQATVLRLFRELQDRLGFACLFISHDLGVVELLAHEVAVLQNGRLVEHGPAREVLTNPRTEYTRRLVAAAPVPDPAQQAERRRLWREMAAA, from the coding sequence GTGAGCGGCGCGGTGCAGGAAGAGGAAGGGACGGCCGCCGCGCCCGAGCCCGTGCTGTGCGTCGAGCGGCTGTCGGTGGACTTCCGCGTCGCGGGCGAGTGGACCCCCGCCGTACGGGACGTCAGCTTCACCGTCGGCCGCGGCGAGGTCGTCGCGCTGGTCGGCGAGTCCGGCTCCGGCAAGTCGGTCAGCTCGATGTCCGTCCTCGGCCTGGTCGCCGGCAGCGCCCGGCACCGCGGCAGCATCCGCTTCCACGACACCGAGCTGCTCGGCCTCGGCCACGAGGCGCTGCGCGGCGTCCGCGGCAAGCGGATCGCGATGATCTTCCAGGAGCCGATGACGGCGCTCAACCCCGTCTACACCATCGGCAAGCAGATCGCCGAGGCCATCCGCTGCCACGAGAAGGTCACCGCGCCCGCCGCCCGCGCCCGCGCGATCGAGTTGCTGACGAAGGTCGGCATCCCGGAGCCGGAACGCCGCGTCGACAGCTACCCGCACCAGCTCTCCGGCGGCCAGCGGCAGCGCGCGATGATCGCCATGGCGATCTCCGGCAACCCCGAGGTGATCATCGCCGACGAGCCGACCACCGCGCTCGACGTCACCGTGCAGGCCGAGATCCTGGAACTGCTGCGCGGCCTGCGCCGGGACCTCGGCTCCGCGGTCCTCATCATCACCCACGACATGGGCGTGGTCGCCGACATCGCCGACCGCGTGGTGGTGATGAAGGAGGGCGAGGTCGTCGAGGAGGCGCCCGCCGGGCGGCTGTTCGCGGCGCCGGAGCACGAGTACACCCGCCGGCTGCTGGCCGCCGTGCCCAAGCCGCCTCCCCCGCCGGCTACGCCCTCACTGGCGGGGGTGCCCCCACTCCCGGGCGACGCGGAGCCCGCCGCGGTGACCGCGCCTGCGGAGGCGAAGGACACGACGCTGCGGATAAGGGACCTGGAGGTCGAGTACCCGGGGCGGCTGGGCCGCAAGGGGTTCAAGGCCGTGCACGGCGTGAGCCTGACGATCGGCAAGGGCGAAGTCCTCGGCCTCGTCGGCGAGTCCGGCTCCGGGAAGTCCACCATCGGCCGGGCCGTCGTCGGGCTCTCCCGGGCCACCGGCGGGTCCGTCGAGGTCTGCGGCACCGACGTCACCCGCCTGTCGGGGCGGCGGCTGCGGGCCTTCCGGCCCACGTACTCGATGGTCTTCCAGGACCCCGGCGCCTCGCTCAACCCCCGCTGGTCGATCGGCGATTCCATCGCCGCGCCGCTGCTGGTCAACCGCGTCACTGGCCGTGCCGCGGGCCGTGCTGCCGCGCACGCCCGGGTGGCCGAGCTGCTGGAGCAGGTCGAGCTGCCCGCGCACTGGGCGAGCCGGTTCCCGCACGAGCTGTCCGGCGGGCAGCGCCAGCGCGTCGGCATCGCCCGCGCGCTGGCGCTGGAGCCGGAGCTGCTCATCGCCGACGAGCCGACGTCCGCGCTCGACGTCTCCGTCCAGGCCACCGTGCTGCGGCTGTTCCGCGAGCTGCAGGACCGGCTGGGCTTCGCGTGCCTGTTCATCAGCCACGACCTCGGCGTCGTCGAACTCCTCGCGCACGAGGTCGCGGTGCTGCAGAACGGCCGTCTTGTGGAGCACGGACCGGCGCGCGAGGTGCTGACCAACCCGCGTACGGAGTACACCAGACGGCTCGTCGCCGCGGCGCCCGTGCCGGACCCGGCGCAGCAGGCGGAGCGCCGCCGGCTGTGGCGCGAGATGGCGGCGGCGTGA
- a CDS encoding ABC transporter substrate-binding protein, with protein MAPISRRHLLAAGGGALGSAALAACGSPVNLPSSMEEVTPRPGRPSRGGVLHFGLSTDPANLDPHVTTGAASDLLRQLTYNALLQYDGDGEIIGDLAAEFGWADDTTYEVKLRPGVRFHDGSRLTTKDVAFSFRRMMDEKTAATTGPLLDLVEEVEAADATRVVFHLKQADSTIPFVLANPTANIVSQRWIESGADPKTQVMGTGPFRFVERIPGVSTTYERFDEYFEPELPYLSAMVFQPMSDDYARVTALRTATVDMIDYVPATHVDVISENPRLRFASDRSFGFGFVGFVTSKPPFDDVRVRKAVALAINRPSVLETALLDHGEPIDGALMPSAFARYSGSLDNTMDYDPEQARFLLKKAGQEGLTLPVVTTSTYSVIARPAQAMLPGIRAAGVDVRLTQQEWLTFRASVEARSYPVHSWGTAPKFGDPASLSDFLGSTGTFTANTDFKDERIDQLLAEGRRTRDRALRDEIYRDVEQRALELVPMTWTVRRQQGEAHYDYVKGYRHPPKGSWTGVTLRRIWMDKP; from the coding sequence ATGGCACCAATCAGCAGGCGGCACCTCCTCGCCGCCGGCGGTGGCGCGCTGGGCAGCGCGGCGCTGGCCGCGTGCGGCAGCCCGGTCAACCTGCCGTCGTCCATGGAGGAAGTGACCCCCCGGCCCGGCCGGCCCAGCCGGGGCGGGGTGCTGCACTTCGGGCTCTCCACGGATCCGGCCAACCTCGACCCGCACGTCACCACCGGCGCCGCGTCGGACCTGCTGCGGCAGCTCACGTACAACGCGCTGCTCCAGTACGACGGCGACGGCGAGATCATCGGCGACCTCGCCGCCGAGTTCGGCTGGGCCGACGACACGACGTACGAGGTCAAGCTGCGCCCCGGGGTCCGCTTCCACGACGGCTCGCGGCTGACCACGAAGGACGTCGCGTTCTCCTTCCGCCGCATGATGGACGAGAAGACCGCGGCGACCACCGGACCGCTCCTCGACCTGGTCGAGGAGGTCGAGGCCGCCGACGCCACCCGGGTCGTCTTCCACCTCAAGCAGGCGGACTCCACGATCCCCTTCGTGCTCGCCAACCCCACCGCGAACATCGTCTCCCAGCGCTGGATCGAGTCGGGCGCCGACCCCAAGACGCAGGTCATGGGCACGGGCCCGTTCCGGTTCGTGGAGCGCATCCCCGGGGTGAGCACCACCTACGAGCGCTTCGACGAGTACTTCGAGCCCGAGCTGCCGTACCTCAGCGCCATGGTCTTCCAGCCGATGAGCGACGACTACGCCCGCGTCACGGCCCTGCGCACCGCCACCGTCGACATGATCGACTACGTCCCCGCCACCCACGTCGACGTCATCAGCGAGAACCCCCGGCTGCGCTTCGCCTCGGACCGCAGCTTCGGCTTCGGCTTCGTCGGCTTCGTCACCAGCAAGCCGCCGTTCGACGACGTCCGCGTCCGCAAGGCCGTCGCGCTGGCGATCAACCGGCCGTCCGTGCTGGAGACCGCGCTCCTCGACCACGGCGAGCCCATCGACGGGGCGCTGATGCCGAGTGCCTTCGCCCGCTACTCCGGCTCCCTCGACAACACCATGGACTACGACCCCGAGCAGGCCCGCTTTCTTCTGAAGAAGGCCGGCCAGGAGGGGCTGACGCTGCCGGTCGTCACCACCAGCACGTACTCGGTCATCGCCCGCCCCGCCCAGGCGATGCTGCCGGGCATCCGCGCGGCCGGGGTGGACGTGCGGCTGACCCAGCAGGAGTGGCTGACCTTCCGGGCCAGCGTCGAGGCCAGGTCGTACCCCGTGCACTCCTGGGGCACCGCGCCGAAGTTCGGCGACCCGGCGTCCCTCAGCGACTTCCTCGGCAGCACCGGCACGTTCACCGCGAACACCGACTTCAAGGACGAGCGCATCGACCAACTGCTCGCCGAGGGCCGCCGCACCCGCGACCGGGCGCTGCGCGACGAGATCTACCGGGACGTCGAGCAGCGGGCCCTGGAGCTGGTGCCGATGACCTGGACCGTACGCCGCCAGCAGGGCGAGGCGCACTACGACTACGTCAAGGGCTACCGGCACCCGCCCAAGGGCTCGTGGACCGGTGTGACGCTCCGCCGCATATGGATGGACAAGCCATGA
- a CDS encoding ABC transporter permease → MRRFLLTRFAQAVLQLFAVGSIVFLLVRLIPGDPARAALGEGATAEQVAQTRETMHLNDSFVSQFFGFWGRLFQGDLGTSLMSSRPVMQDLPDRLGNSLELVLVSLIIAVTLGVLLGRVAATRADKPADHALVAGSIFGISLPVFVVGTLLLMVFAFLVPILPPQRFTTPWQDPVAHLQILILPVVTLTAASCAVITRMTRAAMLETLSADYVRTARSKGLAEQRVIKDHALRTALLPVASATTVELTTLIGSTVLVETIFGWPGVSSLLMSAVGQRDYPVIQAVVLAVAAVVILVNLVGDLVVRALDPRAEEA, encoded by the coding sequence ATGAGAAGGTTCCTCCTCACCAGATTCGCGCAGGCGGTGCTCCAGCTCTTCGCCGTCGGCAGCATCGTGTTCCTCCTCGTCCGCCTCATCCCCGGCGACCCGGCGCGCGCCGCGCTCGGCGAGGGCGCCACCGCGGAGCAGGTGGCGCAGACCCGCGAGACGATGCACCTGAACGACTCCTTCGTCAGCCAGTTCTTCGGCTTCTGGGGCCGGCTCTTCCAGGGCGACCTCGGCACCTCGCTGATGAGCAGCCGGCCGGTGATGCAGGACCTGCCGGACCGGCTGGGCAACTCGCTGGAGCTGGTGCTCGTCTCGCTGATCATCGCGGTGACGCTGGGCGTGCTGCTCGGCCGGGTCGCGGCCACCCGCGCCGACAAGCCCGCCGACCACGCGCTCGTCGCCGGCTCGATCTTCGGGATCTCGCTGCCGGTGTTCGTCGTCGGCACGCTGCTGCTGATGGTCTTCGCGTTCCTCGTGCCGATCCTGCCGCCGCAGCGGTTCACCACCCCCTGGCAGGATCCGGTGGCCCACCTGCAGATCCTCATCCTCCCGGTGGTCACGCTCACCGCCGCCTCGTGCGCGGTCATCACGCGCATGACGCGCGCGGCGATGCTGGAGACCCTCTCCGCGGACTACGTGCGCACCGCCCGCTCCAAGGGCCTCGCCGAGCAGCGGGTGATCAAGGACCACGCGCTGCGCACCGCGCTGCTGCCGGTGGCGTCCGCGACGACGGTGGAGCTGACCACGCTGATCGGCAGCACCGTGCTGGTGGAGACGATCTTCGGCTGGCCCGGGGTGAGTTCGCTGCTGATGAGCGCGGTCGGGCAGCGGGACTACCCCGTCATCCAGGCCGTCGTCCTCGCCGTCGCGGCCGTCGTCATCCTCGTCAACCTCGTCGGCGACCTGGTCGTACGAGCCCTCGACCCGCGGGCGGAGGAAGCCTGA
- a CDS encoding discoidin domain-containing protein, which translates to MATPIPFPRRRFLLAGGATATAAGLALAAPGIGVAASAASPEAVLYHRLLLRHTRWVETRWDAAAGRYPLADFGFVSVLGNAVLLTHGTYDADLAGVDRETLADHTVRTIRHFAATNFWATDASWGGGGYEWGGRVFWDGTFESYFVAAARLLWAELDAATRAHVDAIAVRGAQYVAGLGDGEDPRSGGWSSNGLAGGYRGDSKIEEMGAKSMPLATGLAYHRGHPDAAGWREWLTRWLSNMTGLPSADRDNDTQIDGRPVFEWNTAQNMYEGHVVENHGTYAPMYQQSTGAYPGRNALHFLIAGAPLPDVLSLQPNADGLWRTMTHLGTAAGLSSHPMVADRYHLYGRDVLPLTWRRMGQADPYVARSERMLAAHLEPYLAYPPENRLTKFSGEPKYEPEARAELATAYLLHVWRDRLHGDVRPVSETRYWASVAGATDYGAEVGLVGHQSARALALAVSKAGHVKFAFLPEHDDWLFDVSGAAPAFLPGTGLAVTGRRVARYTRAADGFDGSATVLRFAAGSAGYATLPTGAVVYATSGLAADEGRLRLHALAMPGVRGLDGDRTFHGPGGSVTLAPDGGDGGVDEVRFPAVTARHVRILGARPATQYGYSLWHVEAYAPGTGPDPGPGADLARGRPVTASSADPAYPPRHATDGDPATRWAVARAERPRADSWLAVDLGAEHRVDRVRLGWEAAYGAEYRVQVSADGAAWRDAAAVPAAHDFAGNWLNVDDRAGFVVRGAGHPIRVTATSATLSAGPPAPLVAEGYPAQRATRTRALAATPPPTTDTPGVTAALADGYLAVFNLTNTAVRTTVRTSTRTVTVDLPAASATILPPEPGT; encoded by the coding sequence ATGGCGACCCCGATTCCCTTCCCTCGCAGGCGGTTTCTCCTCGCCGGCGGCGCTACCGCCACCGCCGCCGGGCTCGCCCTTGCCGCGCCCGGTATCGGCGTCGCCGCCTCCGCCGCGAGTCCCGAGGCGGTGCTCTATCACCGGCTGCTCCTGCGTCACACCCGCTGGGTCGAGACGCGGTGGGATGCCGCCGCGGGGCGGTATCCCCTTGCCGACTTCGGCTTCGTGAGTGTGCTGGGCAATGCCGTGCTGCTCACTCACGGTACGTACGACGCGGACCTCGCGGGTGTGGACCGGGAGACGCTCGCCGATCACACCGTCCGCACCATCCGGCACTTCGCCGCCACGAACTTCTGGGCCACCGACGCGAGCTGGGGTGGCGGCGGGTACGAGTGGGGCGGGCGGGTGTTCTGGGACGGGACGTTCGAGTCGTACTTCGTCGCCGCCGCCCGGCTGCTCTGGGCCGAACTCGACGCCGCCACCCGCGCGCACGTCGACGCCATCGCCGTCCGCGGCGCGCAGTACGTCGCGGGCCTGGGTGACGGGGAGGATCCGCGCAGCGGAGGGTGGTCGTCGAACGGGCTCGCGGGCGGTTACCGCGGGGACTCGAAGATCGAGGAGATGGGCGCGAAGTCGATGCCACTGGCGACCGGGCTCGCGTACCACCGGGGGCACCCGGACGCCGCCGGCTGGCGCGAGTGGCTGACGCGGTGGCTGTCGAACATGACCGGCCTGCCCTCCGCGGACCGCGACAACGACACACAGATCGACGGCCGTCCGGTGTTTGAATGGAACACCGCGCAGAACATGTACGAGGGTCACGTCGTGGAGAACCACGGCACCTACGCGCCCATGTACCAGCAGTCGACCGGCGCGTACCCCGGGCGCAACGCCCTGCACTTCCTCATCGCCGGCGCCCCGCTGCCCGACGTGCTCTCCCTCCAGCCGAACGCCGACGGCCTCTGGCGCACGATGACCCACCTCGGTACCGCCGCCGGGCTGTCCTCGCATCCCATGGTGGCCGACCGCTACCACCTCTACGGCCGCGACGTACTCCCCCTGACCTGGCGCCGGATGGGCCAGGCCGACCCGTACGTCGCCCGCTCCGAGCGGATGCTCGCCGCGCATCTGGAGCCGTATCTCGCGTACCCGCCGGAGAACCGGCTGACGAAGTTCAGCGGCGAGCCGAAGTACGAGCCGGAGGCGCGCGCGGAGCTGGCGACCGCCTATCTGCTGCACGTCTGGCGCGACCGGCTGCACGGCGACGTACGGCCGGTGAGCGAGACCCGCTACTGGGCGAGCGTGGCCGGGGCGACGGATTACGGCGCCGAAGTGGGCCTGGTCGGGCACCAGTCGGCGCGGGCGCTGGCGCTGGCGGTCAGCAAGGCGGGCCACGTGAAGTTCGCGTTCCTGCCCGAGCACGACGACTGGCTCTTCGACGTCTCGGGCGCGGCGCCCGCGTTCCTGCCGGGCACCGGGCTTGCCGTCACCGGCCGGCGGGTCGCCCGCTACACGCGCGCCGCCGACGGCTTCGACGGCTCGGCCACCGTGCTGCGCTTCGCCGCAGGCAGCGCCGGCTACGCGACGCTGCCCACCGGGGCGGTCGTGTACGCCACGTCGGGGCTGGCCGCCGACGAGGGGCGGCTGCGGCTGCACGCGCTGGCCATGCCGGGCGTACGCGGCCTCGACGGCGACCGTACGTTCCACGGCCCCGGCGGCAGCGTCACCCTGGCCCCGGACGGGGGCGACGGCGGCGTGGACGAGGTGCGCTTCCCGGCCGTCACGGCGCGGCACGTACGGATCCTCGGCGCCCGGCCCGCGACGCAGTACGGCTACTCCCTCTGGCACGTCGAGGCGTACGCCCCCGGAACCGGCCCCGATCCCGGCCCCGGCGCCGACCTGGCCCGCGGCCGTCCCGTCACCGCCTCGTCGGCCGACCCCGCGTACCCGCCGCGGCACGCCACGGACGGCGACCCCGCCACCCGCTGGGCGGTCGCCCGGGCGGAGCGCCCGCGGGCGGACAGTTGGCTGGCGGTGGACCTGGGCGCGGAACACCGGGTGGACCGCGTACGGCTGGGGTGGGAGGCGGCGTACGGCGCGGAGTACCGCGTGCAGGTGTCCGCGGACGGCGCCGCCTGGCGCGACGCGGCGGCGGTGCCCGCGGCGCACGACTTCGCGGGGAACTGGCTGAACGTCGACGACCGCGCCGGCTTCGTCGTACGCGGCGCGGGCCACCCGATCCGCGTGACGGCCACCTCCGCCACGCTCTCCGCCGGCCCGCCCGCGCCGCTGGTCGCCGAGGGCTACCCGGCCCAGCGCGCCACCCGCACCCGCGCCCTGGCCGCCACCCCGCCTCCGACCACCGACACCCCGGGCGTCACCGCCGCCCTCGCGGACGGCTACCTCGCGGTCTTCAACCTCACGAACACCGCGGTACGGACAACAGTCCGCACCTCCACCCGCACGGTCACCGTCGACCTCCCCGCCGCCTCCGCCACGATCCTGCCGCCGGAGCCCGGCACGTAG
- a CDS encoding ABC transporter permease, whose product MPTVELDTAPAPPTAAAPPRRGGKHLLRGLASNRRTSVAGGFLLLVGAAALLAPLIAPHDYRDIAGTPLTQEGVLGVDDYGRDVLSRLLIGLRTSLAVALSAVLIAGAIGTTLGLIAGYGGRWASSVIMRGIDILLSFPPIVLAIAVVAAMGPELVNVVMVIGVLYIPRFTRIVYSQVLAIRSVEYVEAAEIMGTGRSTILLRTILPNVAAPVIVQLSLSVSFAIQMEAGLSFLGLGAQPPLPSLGTMVGAGRDFLEVQPTLLVYPSVLIILIVLALNVFGDGLRDLLDPRRSGTDS is encoded by the coding sequence ATGCCGACCGTCGAACTCGACACCGCCCCCGCGCCGCCCACCGCCGCCGCCCCGCCGCGCCGCGGCGGCAAGCACCTGCTGCGCGGGCTGGCGAGCAACCGCCGTACGTCCGTCGCCGGCGGCTTCCTGCTGCTCGTCGGCGCCGCCGCGCTGCTCGCCCCGCTGATCGCGCCGCACGACTACCGCGACATCGCCGGCACCCCGCTCACCCAGGAGGGCGTGCTCGGCGTCGACGACTACGGGCGTGACGTGCTCTCCCGGCTCCTCATCGGGCTGCGTACGTCGCTGGCCGTCGCGCTGTCCGCGGTCCTCATCGCCGGGGCCATCGGCACCACGCTGGGCCTGATCGCCGGCTACGGCGGACGCTGGGCGTCGAGCGTCATCATGCGCGGCATCGACATCCTGCTCAGCTTCCCGCCCATCGTGCTGGCCATCGCCGTGGTCGCCGCGATGGGACCAGAACTGGTCAACGTCGTCATGGTCATCGGCGTGCTGTACATCCCGCGGTTCACCCGGATCGTCTACAGCCAGGTGCTCGCGATCCGCAGCGTGGAGTACGTCGAGGCCGCCGAGATCATGGGCACCGGGCGCAGCACCATCCTGCTGCGCACGATCCTGCCGAACGTCGCCGCACCGGTGATCGTGCAGCTCAGCCTCTCGGTGAGCTTCGCGATCCAGATGGAGGCGGGCCTGAGCTTCCTCGGCCTCGGCGCCCAGCCGCCGCTGCCGTCGCTCGGCACGATGGTCGGCGCGGGCCGCGACTTCCTGGAGGTCCAGCCCACGCTGCTGGTCTACCCGTCGGTGCTGATCATCCTGATCGTGCTGGCCCTGAACGTCTTCGGCGACGGCCTGCGCGACCTGCTCGACCCGCGCCGCAGCGGCACCGACTCGTGA
- a CDS encoding aldolase/citrate lyase family protein, with product MPPRTTDRRRAYAAWLSDPNVAAAEIVAATGYGAVVLDIEHGAFGLADLERFIPFLRRLDLDVLAKVLGPERGPIQQALDFGATAVVVPHVESAAHAAEVCAYGKFPPLGDRSFAGGRTAGYGGFDDDWIARQDRETRVYPMIEDAGAFEEIEKILDLPVVDGVFVGPSDLSMRRARGAYTRSEADFADLAAIADAARAAGKPWVLPAWSAAEKAFALAHGADQLVLTMQHGALLAGFSAAVAETDALAAG from the coding sequence ATGCCCCCGCGCACGACCGACCGCCGCCGCGCATACGCCGCCTGGCTGTCGGACCCGAACGTCGCCGCCGCCGAGATCGTGGCGGCCACCGGATACGGCGCCGTGGTGCTCGACATCGAGCACGGCGCCTTCGGCCTCGCCGACCTGGAGCGCTTCATCCCGTTCCTGCGCCGGCTCGACCTCGACGTCCTGGCCAAGGTCCTCGGCCCGGAACGCGGCCCGATCCAGCAGGCGCTGGACTTCGGCGCCACGGCCGTCGTCGTCCCGCACGTGGAGAGCGCGGCGCACGCCGCCGAGGTCTGCGCGTACGGCAAGTTCCCGCCGCTGGGCGACCGCAGCTTCGCCGGCGGCCGCACGGCCGGGTACGGCGGGTTCGACGACGACTGGATCGCCCGCCAGGACCGCGAGACCCGGGTCTACCCGATGATCGAGGACGCCGGGGCGTTCGAGGAGATCGAGAAGATCCTCGACCTGCCGGTGGTCGACGGCGTGTTCGTCGGCCCCAGCGACCTGTCGATGCGCCGCGCGCGCGGCGCGTACACCAGGAGCGAGGCGGACTTCGCGGACCTCGCCGCCATCGCGGACGCGGCCCGGGCGGCCGGCAAGCCGTGGGTGCTGCCGGCCTGGTCCGCGGCGGAGAAGGCGTTCGCGCTCGCGCACGGCGCCGACCAACTGGTGCTGACCATGCAGCACGGCGCGCTGCTGGCGGGCTTCAGCGCCGCGGTCGCCGAGACCGACGCCCTGGCCGCCGGATAG
- a CDS encoding creatininase family protein, whose translation MAVSLPDTHRLGELSWTQVKHLAEQDPVVLLPIGAIEQHGPHLPVHEDSIVAEWVADRLAREHGHWVAPALNYGHSGVFRGFAGNLSLSQETLRNVTYEIIEALVASGFRRIVIVDNNGGNVGPVTGAALDARRDFGVLVGHLYPWQLGYALMRDVYEDPATAYGHGAEPEHSAMLAMFPEQVQSELAEPGALASPAGWTPTSYTEAAIPGQPVPGTVLWDFSEISATGCTGDVSLGSAETGKVWIERVLGFCAAYLAEYDRNTRTGAPAGTAAVPK comes from the coding sequence ATGGCCGTCTCCCTGCCCGACACCCACCGTCTCGGCGAGCTGTCCTGGACGCAGGTCAAGCACCTGGCGGAGCAGGACCCGGTCGTCCTGCTGCCCATCGGCGCCATCGAGCAGCACGGGCCGCACCTGCCGGTGCACGAGGACTCGATCGTCGCCGAGTGGGTCGCCGACCGGCTCGCCCGCGAGCACGGCCACTGGGTCGCGCCCGCCCTCAACTACGGCCACTCCGGCGTCTTCCGCGGCTTCGCCGGGAACCTCTCCCTCAGCCAGGAGACGCTGCGCAACGTCACGTACGAGATCATCGAGGCGCTCGTCGCCTCCGGCTTCCGCCGCATCGTCATCGTCGACAACAACGGCGGCAACGTCGGCCCGGTGACCGGCGCCGCCCTCGACGCCCGGCGCGACTTCGGCGTCCTCGTCGGCCACCTCTACCCCTGGCAGCTCGGCTACGCCCTGATGCGCGACGTGTACGAGGACCCGGCCACCGCCTACGGACACGGCGCCGAGCCGGAGCACTCGGCGATGCTGGCGATGTTCCCCGAGCAGGTGCAGAGCGAACTGGCCGAGCCCGGCGCGCTCGCCTCGCCGGCCGGATGGACGCCGACCAGCTACACCGAGGCCGCCATCCCCGGCCAGCCCGTACCCGGCACGGTGCTCTGGGACTTCTCCGAGATCAGCGCCACCGGCTGCACCGGCGACGTGAGCCTGGGCAGCGCCGAGACCGGCAAGGTGTGGATCGAGCGCGTCCTCGGCTTCTGCGCCGCGTACCTGGCGGAGTACGACCGCAACACCCGTACGGGCGCGCCCGCCGGGACCGCGGCGGTGCCGAAGTGA